Within Candidatus Zixiibacteriota bacterium, the genomic segment CGGGGAATCACCGCCACCCCGTCGGGCATGAGGCGAATAAATCTCTCGAGGGAACCCGGTCGAAACGTCGGTTTTATGAGGCCGACGGTCCCCCTCCACCCGTACATGGATCGCCCTCCCTTCACTGCACTGCCGGCAACGATACATCCTCGATCCTGTCGAGAATCTTCGAGCCCGTCCGACAAACCACCGCCAATTCATCCGACGGGTCGCAAAGAACATACCAATTCGTTTTTCGGCTCCGGCTAGCGTCCGAGCCGCTTCGCATCCCAGAAAGTTGGAAACGACGCGGCCTTCTTTCTTGTTTTTGATATCGCCCTCGAGGTTGCGGAACGCCAAAGCCGACGACGAGGCGCCGGCGCGCGCATCGACGGAAAGAGCCCGGGAAACGGCGGGAGCGCTCGCGGTTCGACCGGGGCTGCGCTCAGCGCCTGACTCCGGGCGCCACTTCCCAGGCCAGCCTGGTCATCGCCTCGATCATTGCGCGCATCGGGCGCGACGCCGGAATGTTGAGATCGAAGCAGACGTGCTCCACCCCGGCTTCGCTGTATTGCCGCAACCTCGAGACCAGATCTTCGCGGTCAGCGGGATCGGCGAGATCGGGAAGCGCGTTCCAGCGAAGGCTGAGCGCCGGGACTTTCACATCCTGTCCCCTCTTCCCGGCCCATTCCCGGAGCGATCGGAGCGCTTGCTCCAGACCGGCGACGCCGATCCGGTTCGTCGGATGCCACCCGTCGCCGAATCGAGCCGCGCGCCGGAGCGCGCCGGCGCTGTTGCCGCCGATCCAGATCGGCGGCCGCGGCTTTTGCGCGGGTTTCGGTAGAAAGATCGACTTCGGAACTCGATAGAACTCGCCCTCGAACGACGGCTCGTCCTGCGTCCATAGAGTGTCGAGAACGCGGATGTATTCGTCGGCCCGCCTGCGGCGCTCCGCCAGCGGTTCGCCCACCGCGTTGAACTCATCCGCGCTCCAGCCCGCCCCCAGACCAAGAATCAACCGGCCGCCCGAGAGCTGGTCCACCGTCGCCGCCATCTTGGCGAGCAAGACCGGACTCCGGTAGGCCGTTACCAGCACGCTGGTGCCGAGACGGACGCGGCGCGTACAGCTGGCGACGAAGGCCAGCACCGACATGGGATCGTAGGTGTTCTGCATCGGTACGGGCAGGGCTCCCCGCGGATTGCCGGGATACCGGGAGATCGGTTCGAGGGGCCAGAGGAGCCGATCCAGAACCCAGACCGAATCGAACCCGAGGAGCTCGGCGGCCTGCGCCGCCTCGACGATAGCCTCGCGGCTCGCCTCGGAGCCGAAATGGGGAAGAGCGATGCCGAACTGCATGAGACGTGACGAAGCCGCGCCCGGATCTCCCGCAGCGAAGAGCCGTCCTTCACCGGGGATAGAGCTCGGCGATAAAACCTTCCTTCGACAGTTGTTCGAGCGGCGCCGGATCGTAAAACTGTTTCGGATCGGCCCCTCTCGCCTTTGGATTGCGCGAGGCGACGTCCTCCAGGACGGCGTCGATCTCGGCGGGAGTTATCGTCGGGACGTTGCGAATGTAACCGAGCACATAGCTCTTGAAGGCGCTGGCCAGCAGCCGCGCGTCCGAATTGCGGGTGTACTTGCCCAAAACTCTGATCGTGAACTCCGGATTGGCCTTGGCGTATTTCACGCCTTCGAGCGTCGCCTTGAGGAACCGGTTCAAGGTCCGCGGCCGGCTGCGCACGAACGAGCTGGTGGTCACCAGCGTGGTTCCGGGGTAGCGGTACTTGATCTCTCCGAGGTTCAGGAATTCCCTGTAGCCCAGCTCCTTTGCCTTCTCCAGGGTCGGGGACGAAATCAACGCCCCGTGAACGAGTCCCTGTTGCATGAACAGGAGGTTTTCCGGGACGCCGCCGGTCTGGATCATTTTGACGTCTCTGTTCGCATCCAGGCCGAACTCGCTCAACGCCTTTCGGAGACCCAGATCGGTCAAGGAGCCGAACCGGCTCACGCCGAACGTCTTGCCCTTGAGATCCCGGGGCGTGGCGATCTCCGGCACGGTGACGAGGCTCATCGGTATGACGTTGATCGTGGTGGCGATCATCGTCACGTCCGACCCGGACAATCGCGACAGCACCGCCGCCGCCCCGGAGCCCTGGACGACGTGCGCGTCTCCCGAAATCAGCGTCGCGATAGCCTGAGCGCCGGCCACGTAGACGACGCTGACATCGAGACCGTACTTCCGGTAGATCCCGGCCTCCTGCGGCACCCACGTGGAAATCGACGTCGCCGCGATCGACGAGTAGCAGACGTTGAGTTTTTCCGCCTCCGCGCCGCGCGCCGGCCGGGCCGCCGCCCCTGCGGACAGACACGCGGAAACGGCGACGGCGGCGGCCAGCAACTTTCGCGGGCGGAAGATGGATGCCGCCTCAGCCAGCGCTGCGCGATATTTCTCGAAACGCCCGCTCTTCATCGCCGCTCCGACTCTACCTGCGCGCCGCGTCGTAGGCAAGCGACGGCCCGCTCGACGTATTCGAGCCGCAGGATTCGCTCGGCGGTCATCGCCTCCGAGACCCTTCTTGCGAGCTTTTCTTCGTCCAGGATGATCTGCAGCCCGGCGACGTTGATCGATCCGTCCGCGGGCACGCCGGGAATCAACGGATACTCCTCTTCCCACATTTCCCGATCCATGTCGGCTTCGAACTCGAGGCCGGAACGCTCCACGATCGCCATCATTTCGGCGTGGTTGGCGGGATTCTTCATGAACCGGTAGCCCCGGATCAGCCCTGCCAGAAAACCGACCGCGATGTCCGGATTGGCGTCCAGGAACGCACCCTTCGCCGCGATCGCTCGCAGCTGATAGCCGTCGGGCAGATACTCTTCGAGGTCCGCCAGGACCGGATAGCCGGCGCGCACGAACTCGTCGAGATAGGCCTTGTGGGCGATCCGCGCCTGGATCTCGCCTCGCTCGAGCCTGGGAACGATGGATCTGAACGACGAAGCCCCGGTGTGGGCGACGAAGATCACGTCGCCGTCGGGCTCCAGACCCGCCTTTTTCAGAATCATCGAGCTCATCGTCAGCGTCACGCCGTTGGGCTCCCTCAGACCGACTCTGCGACCCCTGAGATCGGCGACGCAGCGAATCCCTTTCGCTCCGACGAAAATCCCGGGATAGGTATTGAGAAAACCCCCGATGAGAAAAAGGTCCTCCCCGCGGTCCCTCGCCTGGAGCGCCACCGGGGTCTTGAGATCGACCACGATATCGATCTCGCCGCGGGCGAGCGCCTCCAGGCTCCTGTGATCGTTGCCGGTCGCCGAGATCTCGACGTCCAGCCCGTTTTCTTCGAAGTAACCCTTGGCGCGCGCCACCGCCGGGGCGACGCGGTGAAACAAGTGGTAGTGGCCCGCCGCGATCCTGAGCGTCCTGCCGATCATGTCCTCTGCGCGCCGCACGCCCGCGGGGCGTTATTCGCAGCCTTCCCCGAAGCGCTCCCGGACCGATGCCGCCGCCTCTTTGACGAAACGGTCCATGAGAACGGCCTCCATGCTGAAATCCGGGGGCAGCTTGCCGGTGGTTTTTTCTTCCTCGATCACGAGCCGCAGCCCGGTTTCGTTGACGCTCCCGTCCTGCGGGATGCGCTCGAACATGTGGTATTTGGTGTCCCACAGGGAGGGATCCATGTCCCTGTCGAGCCCGTGGCCCGAAGCGGCGACGATCCGCATGGTCTCGCGGTAATTCTGGTTCATGAAGCGGTAGGCGCGGATCAAGGCGCGCAGCAACCCCGTGAGGCGGCCGGGCTCGTTGCGAACGACGTCTCCCCGGGCGGCGGTGATCCTCACCGCGTAGCCCTGAGGGTAGACCTTCGACAGGTCCGCGAGCATCGGGTAACCGTCTTCGACCATGCCCCACGCATCCTGCAGGATGATCATCGCCGCGTCCGCCTCGCCGGAATCCAGCACCGGCTGTTGAAAGCCCCGCGAGCGAGAGCCCTTGACGACCCACTGGACCATGGAGTCGGCGTCGAGCCCTTCGCGGCGGAAGAGCGCCCGGACGAACCGGGTATCGATCCCGTCGGGCTCCCGGACGGAGATTTTCTTGCCCGCGAGATCGTTCAGAGAACGGATGCCCCTGGCGCGGGCGGCGATGAAAGCGTAGGCCGGGCTGTTGAGCCAGCCCCCGACGATCTTGAGATCGGCTCCCTGGCTTTGGGCGGCGCACACGAGGTAGGGCTCGGGATCGAGCCCGATCTCGTACTCCCCCCGGATCATTCCCTCGATGGTCCTGGCGTCGCTGCCGCTACAGAAGAACTCGCACTCCCCCGCGCCCTCCTGCTCGAAGTACCCCCGCGCCCGCGCCACGATCGGCGCGACGATGTGAAAGAGATGATGATGTCCGGCGGAAAGCAGCCATTTTTTTCCGCTCATGGGATCTTCTACCCTTCCCGCGCTTTTCCGGCGCCCTCGGCCGGAAATTACGCGAACCCCGGAGACCTTCCCGGAGCGCCGGCTTGCGGGAAGGAAGTTTCCCGAAGGATCCGCTCTGAGCGGCCGGCGCCCGACGGCTTGTCCGCGGACAACCTGATCACCTTCACCTTCACGCAAGCGTCCATCAATCCGGCCATCGGATCGATCTGGCTGAGCCCGTACGGGACGAGCGAGTTGAAGTGGATGCCCCGGCCGCGGGCGGCGCGGCGCGCCTTCGCCCACTGCCCGAAGCAGGAGGCGATGCCGACGACCTCGGGATGAATGCACTGGGAGACTCTGGCGATGGCCCGGGCACGCGCGCCCGCCGGCGTTTCCAGCTCCACGAGATCGCCGTCGGCGATGCCCCGCGCGCGCGCCGCCTCCGCGCTGATCAACAGGTTGTAGGCGTACGGGTGGTGCTCGGCCAGCTCCGCCAGCCATGGATTGTCCTGGGTCATGTTGTAGCTGTGGAACGGGAGCTTGTAGTTGACGGCGATGAGATCGTATCCGGATGGAGCATGCTCTTGCGCCGCGCAGGGATGCCACGAAGGCAATGCGCGGAAAGACCTGCAGTCGATTTTCAGGCCGAACTCCGCCGCCGCCTGCTCGAGCTGAGCACCGGTCTCGAGCAGAAACTCGAAATAAATCGGGACGCGCGGGAGCCTCTTGAGCGCGCGCGGAAACCGCTCGGCGAGCGTCCGGGGAAAAGCGACGAAACCTTTTTCGCGCAGCGTCTCCAGCCCGTACTCCGGGCCCAGCGTCGAGCGGATGTGACGCTCGAGGATCTCCTCGACGGAAGGGACCGGCGTCGCCTCCAGCCGGTACGGCTCTTTCAGCCCCAGGCCGGAATTGAAGCGCTCGATGAAAGGCTCGAGCCTGTTCAGCCGCCTCGCCAGCTCCATGTAGACTTCCACTGGATGCCTGGCTTCCGTTTTCTCCGCGAGCACGGGCTGGCGCAGGGTGTAATACCAGTGATCGCCGTTGACCCAGCCGCGCATCGAGTTCACGGAAAAATCGAGCCGCTCCGCGTGCTGCCGAAGCGGCAGGACGACGTCGGCCAGCTCTGCGGTCTCGGTCAGCTTGTCGCCGAGAAAAACAACCCAGCGGAACCGTCCGATCGCCTCGGCCAGGGTCTTCGGCCCGGCCCCCGACATCATCACGTTGAAGTTGTTCAGGATGAGAATCTCCGGCTTGTAGGGCAGCAGATCGGGGCGCTGAACCAGGCTGAGACCCATCATCACGGTTCCCATCGCCCGCCCGGTGGGAAAGAGCTCGCGCAGGTTGATCGTCTCGGGGGCGCGCGGCCGGCCGGCGGGGTAGGAGCGGACCTCGCCCGGGCCGACGACCAGTCCTTCATCGCTTTCCTCGACGCGCGGCTTTTCGCCGGGCCCCAGAAGATTCGTGCTGAGACAACCTCCCGGAACGTCCAGGGCACCGACGAGAACGTTGAGCATGTGAACGTTCATGCAGGCCCACATGCCGAACTGATGCGAGGAAAGACCGCGGCTGTCGCAAAAAGCACACACCGGCCGATAGGGAAGCGTCTGCCCTTCGATCGTAACCGTGCCCCCGATCATCGCCGATTCGCCGAAGGTCCGGGCGAGGCGGCGGATCGTTTCCGGCGAAACCGTGGTGATCTCCGCAACCACTTCGGGCGCGTAGTTTTTCTGCAAGTGCTCCCGGAGCGCGGCGAGCGCGGGCTTGCAGGCTTTGCCCGCCACCGTAAATTCGCCCTCGAGCGCCGGCGCCCGGACGGCGTCGAAGGCGCAGGCGTGCCCGGCGAGCTCGTCCCAGACCAGCGGCCTGGCCGATCCCTCCTCGCGGATGTAATGCCCGTCAGCGCCGATCAGGTAAGGCGCGTTGGTCTGGTTCCGCAGGAAGTCCCGGTCGAAGACGCCCATCTCGTTGAGCAGGACATGCATCATGGCGAGGGCAAGCGCTCCGTCCGTGCCCGGGCGGATCGGTACCCACTCGTCGGCCTGAGAAGCCACCGGGCTGCAGATCGGATCGATCACGACCAGCCGCATCCCACGGCGGCGCGCTTCGGCGATCTCGCGCGCGGCGCGCATCGCATCGTGGTTGACCGCGCCGCCGCGCTGCGCGCCGAAGAGGAGGAGGTAACGGCAACGGGGCACGTCGATCTCGACGTGCATGGTGCCGTTGATCAGATAGCAGGCGTCCACGTGCGTGGCGAAAACCGGCCCGCCGGCGAAGTTGGGCGTCCCGAAAGTCCTGGCGAAAGCGCCGACGCAGCTTCCCACCCAGTCCGGTTCGCCGACGCCGCGCAGGATCACCAGCTTGCGCGGGTCCTCGGCCATCACCCGGGCCAGTTTCGCGGCCACCGTCTCCATCGCCTCATCCCAGCTCAGCTCGCGCCACTCTGGATCGATCCCGATGCCTTTTCGCGGATTGGTCCTGATCAGCGGCCGCCGAGGACGGTCGGGATCATAGATGCTCATGATGGCGGCGAGGCCTTTCGCGCAGATTCGCCCGGCGTTGTGGGGGCTGTCCCGAAGCCCCTCGATTTTCACCACCACGCCGTCCTTGCGGCGAACCCGAATGCCGCAGCAATTCGAGCAGACGCGGCAAACGCTCGGGATCCAGATGTCCTCGCCCGCGCCAGCCGATTCCACGCCTTGTCCCGGAGTCATAAATCCTTTACCGCATATTGCCGGTATGGCCGAGGGAGTAGCGGCCGGGCTGCGGCCAGACGCAAAGGCCGTGCGGTTCCTTTTTCACCGGGATCGTTCGAACCGCCCCCGTGGCGGTATCGACGGCGTAAACGGCGTCGTCAAAGCGGCTCGACAGCCACAACGTTTTCCCGTCGATGCTCACGTTCCCCATGTCGGGGCTGCCGCCGCCGGGAATGGGCCACGTGTTGACGACTCTTCTCGCGGCGAAATCGACGACCGACACGCTCCCCTTGCCCCCATGCGGCCCGAAGACGTGGTGCGAGCCGCGGTTGGCCACGAACAGCTTCGTCCCGTCGCGGCTCACCGCCAAACCATGCGCGCCCACGCCCGTTTCCACGAATCCCACTTCGACAAGCCGATCCCCGTCGACCACGAACAAGCCGTCGGCCTTCATGTCGGCGACGTAAAAAAGCCGGCCGTCAGGAGACAGGCGGATGTCCTGAGGCATCCCTCCCCTGGAAAGCTTCAGATAACCGGTGACCTTTCGACCGACGAGGTCGATCCTGGCGAGCGTCCCGGCGAACTCGCAGGTGAAAATCGCATAGCGGCCGTCGACGGAAAAATCCGCATGATTGATGCCCCGGCAGTTGGGCACGCGGATACTGAACTGGAACGCCATCGTCCGCGGGTCGCGGAAGTCGAGCCTTTTAAGCGCCTCTGCGACAACGATCGCGAACTGACCGTCCGGCGTGAAATACATGTTGTAAGGGTCGTCGACGGGAATCGATTTGCCGGGCTTGCCCGTTTTCGGGTCGATCGGGGTCACGCTCCCATCCTTGCGTCCTTCGGCATTGTTGTTCACCCAGAGGGTCTTCAGATCCCACGACGGAATGACGTGCTGCGGATGGAGGCCGGCGCGGAAGCGATCCACCACTTTGAAGCTCGCCGGATCGATCACCGCCACCTCGCCGGACTGGCGGTTGGGCACATAGACGCGCACCAGCGCTCCGGCCGCAACCGGGCTCAGACGATCTGCCCGGATCTCGCTGTAGATATTCTGCGGGTCGACTACGGAAGGCATTCCAGGCAAGGTTTGGATCGAGCCGGCCCCTGGAGCTCGATCCGACGCCCCGGGGGCAATCGACGCGAGCCCCAGCGCGAGCAATGCCAATGCCGGGACTTTCATCGCACGACGACAAACAGCGCTGGCCCTGTATCTCACGGGACACTCCTCCTGCCGGTCACGACAGCTTGCTCGTCACTCCCCCGGCGAAGCACCGCGTCATCTCCGGGAGCCACGATGGTCGGATAGATGAACTCGAATCTCTGCAGTCCGGGCGAGATGGTCGTGTGCCCGGGCCCAATCGAATCCGAGCGCTCTTCGCTCGCCTCGGCGGCCCGGCGATGGTTTTCGGCGACGCCACCGGACGCGAATCGGGAAACCAGTTGCCGGACTCGATTTTGCCCACCGCTACGGACGGGTCGCGGCGCCTTCAACCCGTGACAGCCGCTCAGTTGCGCGGCTCCCGTTTCTGCCGTCACGTCGCGCCGGCGTCGTTGGAAGGCACGGCAAATCGGAGCCGGCGCGACACCATTGGGCATCCTTTCCCTGCGGCCGGCGCGGAATTCTACCCGACTGAAGAGGATCCATAGAGCAGCAATTGTGCCAACCCGACCGGCTGGCGGGAGCGCACCCGCCGTCGACCACGTTCTCGCCTCTCCCCGGAGCGTCCGCCCTGCGGTTTGTTTTTGCAGCGAGCCCTTTCGAAAAGCATCGCCTGCGCCGTTGCCAAATCTCGGAAAAAAAGGGGCCGCAATTCCAATTGGTAAGAACGGGGGTCGAATCGGGTGGCCCGCCCGAGGCGAATGCGTGATCGCTCGAGCGGCGCGCGGTGGCACCCGAATTGCTCGTGCTATCGACGGGCAGGAAAAGATCTCGGGAGACACGGAGCGATGATGGAGATACTGACGATCGTCGGGACCGCCGCGATTTCCGTCCTCTGGATGGTGCTGAGCATCGTGGCTTACGCCAGGCTCAACGGCTATCGCACCAGGAGGCTCACACGGTGCCCGGAAACGGGAGGGATAACCGTTGTGGGTCTCGAACAGGACGGCGAGCCGTCGTCGGAAGGCGCGGTGAATCTCCGGGTGCAGAGCTGCCGACTCTGGCCCGGAAGAAAGAATTGCGAAAGGGGTTGCGTGGCGAGCTGCAGCAGGACCTGGGGAAGTCATGGATTCGACCTGGCCTCGCTGATGCCGCTCGAGCCTCGCGCGCGCTGAGGGAGTCGCCGGCTATATAAGAGTTGCCGGGTTTTCCGGTTCCCGGTTTTTACTTTGAGCCCTTCATTCGAACCTTGAGCCGCTCCAAAGCGGCTCACGCCAGCCCGGTTTGGCAGCGCAGACGTTTTCATGCCGTACGCCGATCTCCGCGATTTCCTGAACAAGCTCGACCGCTGCGGGAAGCTTCACCGGATCGGCAAGCCGGTCGACAAGGATTGGGAGATCGCCGCCGTGACGAAAGCGGTTTTTGAGGCGATCCCCGAGCCTCGCCGTCCGGCGCTTCTCTTCGAGCGAGTGGCCGGCTTCGACATCCCCGTGGTCGTCGGCGCGCTCGGAGCTTCGCGGGCGATCTACTGCCTGGCGCTCGAATGCGAGATCGGGAAAGTCTACGAGAAGTGGGCCGAAGCCGAGCGCTGCCCCGTGCCTCCGAAGCGGCTCTCGGCCGGCCCGGTTCACGAAAACGTCCTGCGCGACGACGAGGTCGATCTCCGGCGCCTTCCCATACCCACCTGGACCGTCGGAGAAGACCCCGGACCCTACATCACGTCGGGCTGTGTCATCACGCGTGACCCCGAATCGGGAATCAGAAACGTCGGAACGTACCGGGTCCAGCTCAAGGGGCCTCGCAAGCTGGGCCTCTTCATCAACTATCTCCAAGGCGGTAGAGAGCACGTCGAAAAGAACAACCGGCTCGGCCGCGCCACTCCCGTCGCCATCGTCGTCGGAGCGGACCCGGTCATCGGTCTGGTTTCGGTAACGCGGCTCCCGAAGGATCTGGACGAGCTCGCGGTTGCCGGAGCCTTGAGAGGAGCACCGGTCGAGGTGGTCCGCTGCGTGACGTCCGACCTCGAGGTTCCGGCGACTGCCGAGTTCGTGATCGAGGGAGCGATCGCGGCGAACCAGCTCGAAGACGAAGGTCCTTTCGGGGAATACACCGGCTACATGGGGCCGAGATCGATGTCCTACGTGGTGGACGTCGAGTGTCTCGCCCACAGAACCGGCCCCGTTTTCCAGGCCCTCACGAGCCAGATGCCGCCCAGCGAGTCGAGCTGCATCCGCTCCATCGGCAGGGAGTCGGCCCTGAAAAAGCATCTGGCTGCGGATCTCGGCCTGCCGGTGGTCGACGTTCATCTGTTCGAGGCGGGCGGATCGGCGGCCTATCTCGTCATATCGATGAAAAAGAGCCATCCCGCCCACCCGCGCATCGCCATGTGCGGCGCGTGGGCGTTCGCTCCTCAGTTCGGCAAGATCACGGTCGTGGTCGACGACGACATCGACGTTCGCGACCCGGACAGCGTCAATTGGGCGCTCGCGTTTCGCGTCCAACCGGACAGGGACACTTTCGTCATGTCCGGCACCGCTGCGGTCCAGCTCGACCCGTCCCAAGCGCCCGAGGACGTGCTGCAACAGGATCCGTCGCGGCGGCTTTCCTCCAAGCTCGGCATCGACGCCACGCGCAAGCATCCGTTCCCGGCGGTTGCCGCGCCTCCGAGGGAGCACCTCGATCGCGTGCTGCGGGAGTGGAAAAACTATGGTTTCTGAACGGCCGGACGGCCGCCAGCCGCGCTTCCCGCTCCCATGAAGTGCTGCATCGACGTCGGGGGAACGTTCACGGATTGCCTGGTGCTCGATGACCGGGGGCGGCTTCACGATTTCAAGTCGCCGACCACCCCCGCCGATCCGACGATCGGTCTTGCCGGCGTCCTCGAAAAGGCGGCCCGCTCGTTCGGCGTGGAGCTCTCCCGCTTCATGTCCGACGTGCGCCTGCTGATCGCGCACGGCACGACCCTGTCCACCAACGCCCTGCTGACCGGCAAGACCGCCAAAGTAGGCCTGCTCGTGACCAGGGGCTTTCGCGACACCATCGAGATGCGCCGTGGTTATAAAAACGTCCACACCTCGCGCTTCAATCTCTTCGTGCCGCCCTACCGGCCGCTCGTACCCCGCTCGCTGCGGCTTCCCGTCGAGGAGAGAACGCTCTGCACGGGCGAAGTCCTCACCCCGCTCAGGGAGGAAGACGTCCGGGCGGCGGTCGACAAATTCAGGCGGGAGGGCGTGGAGGCGGTCGCGGTTTGCTTCCTGCACAGCTACGCCAATCCGCTGAACGAGCGGCGAGCCGCCGAGATCTGCCGCCGGGCGATGCCGGGCGCGTACGTCACGGCCTCGCACGAGGTTCTCCCGGTCTACCGCGAATACGAGCGCTTCAGCACCACCGTCGTGAGCGCCGCGGTGGGGCCGATCACCACCCGGTACCTCGACGCGCTGCGGCG encodes:
- a CDS encoding LLM class F420-dependent oxidoreductase, with translation MQFGIALPHFGSEASREAIVEAAQAAELLGFDSVWVLDRLLWPLEPISRYPGNPRGALPVPMQNTYDPMSVLAFVASCTRRVRLGTSVLVTAYRSPVLLAKMAATVDQLSGGRLILGLGAGWSADEFNAVGEPLAERRRRADEYIRVLDTLWTQDEPSFEGEFYRVPKSIFLPKPAQKPRPPIWIGGNSAGALRRAARFGDGWHPTNRIGVAGLEQALRSLREWAGKRGQDVKVPALSLRWNALPDLADPADREDLVSRLRQYSEAGVEHVCFDLNIPASRPMRAMIEAMTRLAWEVAPGVRR
- a CDS encoding ABC transporter substrate-binding protein → MKSGRFEKYRAALAEAASIFRPRKLLAAAVAVSACLSAGAAARPARGAEAEKLNVCYSSIAATSISTWVPQEAGIYRKYGLDVSVVYVAGAQAIATLISGDAHVVQGSGAAAVLSRLSGSDVTMIATTINVIPMSLVTVPEIATPRDLKGKTFGVSRFGSLTDLGLRKALSEFGLDANRDVKMIQTGGVPENLLFMQQGLVHGALISSPTLEKAKELGYREFLNLGEIKYRYPGTTLVTTSSFVRSRPRTLNRFLKATLEGVKYAKANPEFTIRVLGKYTRNSDARLLASAFKSYVLGYIRNVPTITPAEIDAVLEDVASRNPKARGADPKQFYDPAPLEQLSKEGFIAELYPR
- a CDS encoding ABC transporter substrate-binding protein, with the protein product MIGRTLRIAAGHYHLFHRVAPAVARAKGYFEENGLDVEISATGNDHRSLEALARGEIDIVVDLKTPVALQARDRGEDLFLIGGFLNTYPGIFVGAKGIRCVADLRGRRVGLREPNGVTLTMSSMILKKAGLEPDGDVIFVAHTGASSFRSIVPRLERGEIQARIAHKAYLDEFVRAGYPVLADLEEYLPDGYQLRAIAAKGAFLDANPDIAVGFLAGLIRGYRFMKNPANHAEMMAIVERSGLEFEADMDREMWEEEYPLIPGVPADGSINVAGLQIILDEEKLARRVSEAMTAERILRLEYVERAVACLRRGAQVESERR
- a CDS encoding ABC transporter substrate-binding protein; translated protein: MSGKKWLLSAGHHHLFHIVAPIVARARGYFEQEGAGECEFFCSGSDARTIEGMIRGEYEIGLDPEPYLVCAAQSQGADLKIVGGWLNSPAYAFIAARARGIRSLNDLAGKKISVREPDGIDTRFVRALFRREGLDADSMVQWVVKGSRSRGFQQPVLDSGEADAAMIILQDAWGMVEDGYPMLADLSKVYPQGYAVRITAARGDVVRNEPGRLTGLLRALIRAYRFMNQNYRETMRIVAASGHGLDRDMDPSLWDTKYHMFERIPQDGSVNETGLRLVIEEEKTTGKLPPDFSMEAVLMDRFVKEAAASVRERFGEGCE
- a CDS encoding molybdopterin-dependent oxidoreductase; the protein is MESAGAGEDIWIPSVCRVCSNCCGIRVRRKDGVVVKIEGLRDSPHNAGRICAKGLAAIMSIYDPDRPRRPLIRTNPRKGIGIDPEWRELSWDEAMETVAAKLARVMAEDPRKLVILRGVGEPDWVGSCVGAFARTFGTPNFAGGPVFATHVDACYLINGTMHVEIDVPRCRYLLLFGAQRGGAVNHDAMRAAREIAEARRRGMRLVVIDPICSPVASQADEWVPIRPGTDGALALAMMHVLLNEMGVFDRDFLRNQTNAPYLIGADGHYIREEGSARPLVWDELAGHACAFDAVRAPALEGEFTVAGKACKPALAALREHLQKNYAPEVVAEITTVSPETIRRLARTFGESAMIGGTVTIEGQTLPYRPVCAFCDSRGLSSHQFGMWACMNVHMLNVLVGALDVPGGCLSTNLLGPGEKPRVEESDEGLVVGPGEVRSYPAGRPRAPETINLRELFPTGRAMGTVMMGLSLVQRPDLLPYKPEILILNNFNVMMSGAGPKTLAEAIGRFRWVVFLGDKLTETAELADVVLPLRQHAERLDFSVNSMRGWVNGDHWYYTLRQPVLAEKTEARHPVEVYMELARRLNRLEPFIERFNSGLGLKEPYRLEATPVPSVEEILERHIRSTLGPEYGLETLREKGFVAFPRTLAERFPRALKRLPRVPIYFEFLLETGAQLEQAAAEFGLKIDCRSFRALPSWHPCAAQEHAPSGYDLIAVNYKLPFHSYNMTQDNPWLAELAEHHPYAYNLLISAEAARARGIADGDLVELETPAGARARAIARVSQCIHPEVVGIASCFGQWAKARRAARGRGIHFNSLVPYGLSQIDPMAGLMDACVKVKVIRLSADKPSGAGRSERILRETSFPQAGAPGRSPGFA
- a CDS encoding beta-propeller fold lactonase family protein; this translates as MPSVVDPQNIYSEIRADRLSPVAAGALVRVYVPNRQSGEVAVIDPASFKVVDRFRAGLHPQHVIPSWDLKTLWVNNNAEGRKDGSVTPIDPKTGKPGKSIPVDDPYNMYFTPDGQFAIVVAEALKRLDFRDPRTMAFQFSIRVPNCRGINHADFSVDGRYAIFTCEFAGTLARIDLVGRKVTGYLKLSRGGMPQDIRLSPDGRLFYVADMKADGLFVVDGDRLVEVGFVETGVGAHGLAVSRDGTKLFVANRGSHHVFGPHGGKGSVSVVDFAARRVVNTWPIPGGGSPDMGNVSIDGKTLWLSSRFDDAVYAVDTATGAVRTIPVKKEPHGLCVWPQPGRYSLGHTGNMR
- a CDS encoding UbiD family decarboxylase, which produces MPYADLRDFLNKLDRCGKLHRIGKPVDKDWEIAAVTKAVFEAIPEPRRPALLFERVAGFDIPVVVGALGASRAIYCLALECEIGKVYEKWAEAERCPVPPKRLSAGPVHENVLRDDEVDLRRLPIPTWTVGEDPGPYITSGCVITRDPESGIRNVGTYRVQLKGPRKLGLFINYLQGGREHVEKNNRLGRATPVAIVVGADPVIGLVSVTRLPKDLDELAVAGALRGAPVEVVRCVTSDLEVPATAEFVIEGAIAANQLEDEGPFGEYTGYMGPRSMSYVVDVECLAHRTGPVFQALTSQMPPSESSCIRSIGRESALKKHLAADLGLPVVDVHLFEAGGSAAYLVISMKKSHPAHPRIAMCGAWAFAPQFGKITVVVDDDIDVRDPDSVNWALAFRVQPDRDTFVMSGTAAVQLDPSQAPEDVLQQDPSRRLSSKLGIDATRKHPFPAVAAPPREHLDRVLREWKNYGF